TACCCAACTTAATTACTTTGGCTGCTTATCGAAAAATTCATAGTGAACATGAATCGCCTTTTTCAGTACGATTTACCTGGATGCACAAACATGCAACTAAAACACTGACCAAAAAAATGGCCCTCGAAATGTTACAAAAGTCAGCTAGTTATAGAAACCCCAGAATGATCGATCAGCAAAAATGGCAGGCGCTAGTAGCACAAGAGCAATTACGGGTAGCAAGTTTAGGTGAAAAAGAAAAACTTAGAATTAGGCGCCCTACTCGGGTTAGCCCTCAGGTAAATGTGCGTTATACCGCGCAAAACCGTTATCACGTAAGTGCGGCGCTACCTTTTATTTTAATAAACCCAGAACCAGACGTAAAACTGGGGTTATTACCAAATTACGAAAAGCCATTAAGTCATCCACGAAAACGTGACTATGATTTTTTAGTAGATCGACTTTATTTAGAACAAGTAGAAAAGTGATTATGTTAAAAAGGTCACGCTAGGTGACCTTTGTTATTATTGGACTCTGCAATAAAAAATTACTTATCTACTATTTCAACAAGTTTGTCTTCATCAATAAGCACAGCATTTTCTACAATACGCTTACCGCCTTGTATTTCAATACGTTTATTGTGTTTATTCAGAGTAAGTATTTCATCACAAAATTGATCTGATGGATGCATTTCGTAAGTGTAGTCAATAATATTACCGGTTTTATCGTCTTTAACATTGGTAATACTGTACTCAGAGATAGCCCCTTTTTCGATCAAATCTTTCATTGTTGTGGTCATATCACGACGCAGCGCTTTTAATTTATTTTCGGTAATATTATCCGTTGAATAAATTGAGCCGTACTTTTCCATAATAGACAATAATCTAAAATGGTATGTTTTTCCCGGAGCTGCATAACGCCAAAGGTGATATAAGCGCAGCATCATCCAACGCGATAATCCGCGTTTTAATTCTTGGGCGCTGTTAAAGTAATATCCTTTGTATTCAAGGTTATCAATCATGTTATGTACAAATGCATTTAAACACGCAACACATTTAACATTACCGCCTTGCCCTTTTTTTCCACTAAAATGCAGTGACGATAAAAAGTTCATATTCGATTCGTAAAACGAATCATCAATGTTTGTATTTTTTGTATCTGTTGCTGAATATTTAAACGAAAGTTTTGAGCCTTGTAATGCTTCAAGTGATTCTTTAATTTGTGGATATGGCATAGATTGGCCAACGGTTTTCAGCTCTTGTGCTAATTCGTTCATCGAAAAAACAACAGCATATTGAATACCGGACTTAAAATTTATTTTTACTATTTTGCCTTTAGAAGCTAAACGGATCAGCGCACGCTCTACTTTTTCTTCTCTATCTGACGGCCAAACCAAATATTCTACGTCTTCACCATCTTTGCGTGTGCTAACAACCGCCGGCGTTATTTTTAATTCGCCGTCGTACAAAATACCATCTATTTTTTCAGATATTTTGCGTGTAATTATTGTTTTTTTAGGTGCTTCTTCTAATGGTAATTTTTTATGCCCCGAACGGACAAAGCGTCCCCATAAATCATAATGGTTAAAAGTATTCGAATAAGCACGTAATCCATGAGCTGCATTTTCTATCGAAATCCGCACATCTTTATTATCTGTAAACAGTGCTAAGCTTTCATTATCAATTGCACTTTCCACCCCGTGAATTTGGCCCCTTAGTGTATCGGGCAAGTTATCTACCGAGATGTTGACCTTTCGGCTCATTGTTGTTATTTCCATTTTTATTGCGACAGCTAATAACAACACATAAAGACAAAAAAGTTAAATGTTTAAGTTAGTATAAAAGTGATCTGAGCTAAAATA
This genomic stretch from Pseudoalteromonas translucida KMM 520 harbors:
- a CDS encoding DNA replication terminus site-binding protein, translated to MVTKVQIRSQFDLMSELTLRLIEELNLCEYTKAEYYQLPDISTVDENKVAESIKVTKISGELAHKAILNSFTDIYKKQGLSSRVLKRHPGLLVIKNADKQALINRIAQVNKAKAAFKECILAIDNNDARFEAVHNAVPNLITLAAYRKIHSEHESPFSVRFTWMHKHATKTLTKKMALEMLQKSASYRNPRMIDQQKWQALVAQEQLRVASLGEKEKLRIRRPTRVSPQVNVRYTAQNRYHVSAALPFILINPEPDVKLGLLPNYEKPLSHPRKRDYDFLVDRLYLEQVEK